Proteins encoded together in one Astatotilapia calliptera chromosome 7, fAstCal1.2, whole genome shotgun sequence window:
- the cplane1 gene encoding ciliogenesis and planar polarity effector 1 isoform X4 → MELKLEVVLSSSIKRKKPWPRFCWLGQEKESVFLLDDKRISEINMVSGRTKKRTPKLHPLLNNVVTMASSQNGMWLCGLLVSGEVFLWNRDKDLLKTAAGVPEIVQIITSFQGNSSRLSLQVSCDGTRVLLVAITGQVFLWECIDVKDLTGLRDGPVKGHWALIKSLEDTILPSSQDKEASQHTIFVKTEVMGDSCLSAFVFTSGKKLVITCLKIKWKEGHMKSGFVGYRIQWATKTYPMSRLTPPCQPVKSRGALVPAFSPDGRLLAIVLNQRKPKATQVLFVSMQNFVSISSGLGGCGSKKMEIPSKYIRSYWVGSVSWSPGGLFFACVLKRGSLLMLARLGGLLTLTSSGCNVDFGPAHFLPLHPLVTYRPPMSTRNGEASLSSSSLSVRDVMRQRYSVTWHPRLLYLIVSDGYMATVMRVLDRPSPALLLKTLLKDTRKDLEKTSRMLDESQSHVKTWLDSVSCLNLDLSLDVFSPTSTCRPKTTGSFISAATNGSTLPQFLLDQQTLGGTKELLENIQAVFEDDSDLDGLPAGSHVEDGGRLEFASMFDTIHALETHADTSFVTGQDYETDSVELERETLLHRKLGKIQSRLLTAWAFGISLGNAVEHRAPLLRHTLHFLVRFAALLHLVPNSVIHTGRMNTSPFTWLSQLIKTLISFLSWDTVHSNGPNCLGLMVEFTKQIICLILNPHPDFKHMSQCLVSSESLSRVMLILQLISDSLDHTYCLQQESDWPSIEKQSASHPPQLSSSDIYHVPQLQDEKEEKSIFVPQAQPAPQRPSSRLLGVWQLVYRVTQQYKEELKRFKGYDGWDEEDQHLSVIMSQIQTALQGIGERLEEGPALLSYPGEHLFLCGLYPESADVWRLQICQESDKSCDRSVFQQTRLCLALLYSLLSQYQLKEAQQLGDHMSQLILYRARQEKDSVTSKTSSLIDSLPCPWLPMDLHNDAAFAVVQTLGRFMASYFTNQPLFVLPAHNVVVLPPLHLPHAPSVERVVSLCQEEVARAVRQQHLSEVWTVDYAQDLLLIGGLLPESVWLAYHLGDWKTAVSLSLAYTSYCTNHFDFTRLRRRELHLPAVLEPESIFQAELESFLGNKTASQDCIDKDADKSLSDPLEGEDWDLLQISIQEILKASVIAGLNVLSSPLSTLLDKAKDLCSSLPTLVPSGLYLPSPPLYCPQPSPNTQDQIGTEGQFAEITCRHKVSMDLQRLVLLLRSGRCCRSAAQWYISSLRRARHLLHKIKKKYSHRSAAEEEKAFPDGLMKFITRSGFFRRGPNNDGHLDSDIIQTIIVFRELCALCWMLHVRDQLSICCRRYQAAREHVTDEKFSGDSEVNSACVDALLWACRLLPFSRFLSADEILQDILLSLMSELPPVSLVADTLVKAFPEEKESVRVPLREKYNSLLERLRQCNVLDGKKEEGNELMVILIQDKHRQRRKHLARLERHLAPPVLNLWEKEDEEEDDQEHGMAMLGQLSLGTSLSTSTITDCGFPSMRIDGDTTDDTSGAVSPEQYSRAMTGVKRKEKERENEKKTAVKIESVIQEESNQGSAKKIREPSPPVVGTWEFELEDEEYLSFLELFLSYVLEKDSTDGGDSSSELPLFKGYCSELRKKELHSLTFDVLTTIHRRQRDGLNPARKHPGHDPPVFRAGYCYRPVKHGTTPELQTSSVWNETPITRSNPSASSHPGLRIGRQKGLFGLRQQSSVPLDQRVMGGLSGSESRPIQNASTTAQPSDNIFSPSVSVEAVTELQQGLDTQLESKFPELGRLLEWMVRWADKRALMGHHGRVKKDKAGKVGRTADEGVVIRVKASAPAILTSLSLLERRYTAQLGMDCFSAHFRVPEMEWTVAPVLQSEVESKLERESSVDTGYPGSANTPVTGLDHNLQQGELSIGSHIDEPEELKSHQSPLPAVQNQLTFDAPHRPSSPIQPSLDDLDVTPEKDCKHSDSEGLDVLSSGSSGKSCTPNMSLKLADLDCSEKTDNISSSTSVHAGSVQEPPHPEPPAPSIIQSEATVQAETSDSAGMPPPKPSVAPSNFHPQSSTASGATAYSPNSNQPSTTHIPPMRERLGEDLFRLVQHINYMSLREVLGVTFANLQLAQQSASLTHPDMNSSDPNVPSSSTTRFVPEPSTLPNQATVSVPHPVQTYSGSKNTQFIHTHTCRPPDQPANQQTQTKALLSSTTSVNFQEMQPLSVQANSADVQLFESRKLIPSSEGLLTTTDTVHSTPVLQPCNGSSQNDSVPQVLGLKLPQQNAPQCYPAQNPQALHTLNPATSKFDQKKFKHSDQTTLKKADRSSVPKRQLNFNPPHNPTPRNSQNQIWPSEQSRGQEFSLLLPAFPAHTPAALQGLRLLHVQSVSQSNITFPRLPSSPRHPPLIAAPIREAPAIKLLHIKSEPKMELPLATASTHVTRLFSMEDLTNLVKRNPNAEEARLQLLRVDPSAETTRRDPTSSTSISNNRLKRREGKARKTEVTFRPNDSIIPTHEPAELPVSEEPAAAKEIIPEQDIPILPESFDSSLTGQRLLDRVMSTSAELHAFASACKRPPECHDASTNTDPGYTPKLVDKAVSVQAGSPKSQNSGDFRVCSEVTIQNTKEPRQEEEKVMDVGSRQFISVLDIEERRHRQDLPFIHPSSPTSAQLHVLATSVIRGDDVGAVPQLSFTIPENLLKPTTQPDIPEESPSVSHIEPSRVSERNTPLNIRFSSCLSELDSKLAALQNIADHLEKDFSNSGMLVNTIEKLKPEKVPYVRTTTAVKKTVRLTVPKKAWAPDVDILPELSESQEDDENQEEEFVFDSSPERTTSFHYSTSPHCHRAGLSHLNSPPRMEAQLNETFRISHVSADENLGQTELSDTAEILDELIREGYLSQTDLDLSTSQTPHRSSRQDQLQSSSMSQNHAEDERRELRMWMRRGQRERLAAYQKHRETLREREHKPFSSSAAVYSATKNRTTSSRSREKKEKALLLEQYNKRTHEAFSLVSDFLASPASTLSSSRPEGPQVASATHSSFAPPSGSTHRVYSDINNKRSLKPQSGQTPASLRQQFAEVQVRPSDDYHRRLGLHRPATFLPKDRLSQVTKRGMLKSPSKLPAASHSKEQHDWYQRKTEVNRSSSEGTAVRTGILREQTRPKEREEMEQSGFDRLQEELQSNIALAGLLEEHGDASRSEMDWLDNLSESGSSNLSKIDWEAIERMAAGEEV, encoded by the exons GTTATGGGTGATAGCTGCTTATCTGCCTTTGTTTTCACATCTGGGAAGAAGCTTGTTATCACTTGCCTTAAGATTAAATGGAAAGAAGGTCACATGAAATCAGG ttttgtggGATACAGGATACAGTGGGCCACTAAGACATATCCCATGTCTCGTCTCACTCCACCATGCCAACCAGTCAAGTCCAGAGGGGCTTTGGTGCCAGCCTTCTCACCAGACGGCCGACTGTTAGCCATTGTTCTGAACCAGAGGAAACCTAAG GCTACACAGGTCCTCTTTGTGAGCATGCAGAATTTTGTCTCGATATCAAGTGGCCTCGGAGGATGTGGAAGTAAGAAAATGGAGATCCCCTCCAAATACATAAG GTCCTATTGGGTGGGCAGTGTCAGCTGGTCCCCTGGAGGCCTTTTCTTCGCATGTGTTTTGAAGCGAGGCTCTCTTCTTATGCTGGCTCGCCTTGGGGGTCTGCTCACTTTAACAAGCTCTGGTTGCAATGTCGACTTTGGACCCGCACACTTCCTACCCCTGCACCCTCTCGTCACTTACCG TCCACCCATGTCTACAAGGAATGGGGAAGCCTCTTTGTCCAGCTCCAGTTTGTCTGTGCGGGACGTGATGAGACAGCGGTATTCTGTGACCTGGCATCCACGACTGTTGTATCTCATTGTGTCTGATGGTTACATGGCCACAGTGATGAGGGTGTTAGACAGGCCTTCTCCTGCCCTGTTACTAAAAACACTTCTGAAGGACACAAGAAAAGATCTTGAGAAGACCAGCCGAATGCTGGATGAATCACAG AGTCATGTAAAAACATGGTTGGACTCGGTATCCTGCTTGAATCTGGACCTCAGCCTGGATGTATTTAGTCCCACTAGTACATGTCGACCCAAGACCACAGGCTCTTTCATTTCAGCAGCCACAAATGGATCCACTTTGCCTCAATTTCTGCTGGACCAGCAGACACTGGGTGGCACAAAGGAGCTTCTTGAAAACATACAA GCCGTCTTTGAAGATGACTCTGATCTAGATGGACTTCCTGCCGGTTCTCATGTGGAGGATGGTGGTCGTTTGGAGTTTGCATCAATGTTTGACACGATCCATGCCCTAGAGACACACGCTGACACCTCATTTGTTACTGGCCAAGATTATGAAACTGATTCTGTTGAACTGGAGAGGGAGACTCTTCTTCACCGTAAACTTGGGAAGATCCAGAGTAGATTGTTGACTGCGTGGGCCTTTGGCATCTCTCTTGGAAATGCAGTGGAACACAGAGCTCCTCTGCTGAGGCACACCCTGCACTTTTTGGTTCGATTTGCTGCTTTACTCCATTTGGTACCCAACTCTGTCATCCATACAGGAAGAATGAATACCTCGCCATTTACTTGGCTCTCACAGCTCATCAAGACCCttatttctttcctttcctgggATACTGTTCACTCAAATGGGCCCAACTGCTTAGGGCTGATGGTGGAGTTTACGAAACAGATAATATGCCTTATTCTAAACCCTCATCCTGACTTCAAACACATGAGCCAATGCCTGGTATCATCTGAAAGTCTATCCAGAGTCATGCTTATATTGCAGCTTATCTCTGATTCTCTTGACCACACTTACTGCTTGCAGCAAGAATCTGACTGGCCCTCTATTGAGAAGCAATCTGCTTCACATCCACCACAGCTCTCCTCTTCAGATATATATCATGTGCCTCAGTTACAGGATGAGAAAGAGGAGAAATCAATATTTGTACCTCAAGCTCAACCTGCTCCTCAGCGACCGTCCAGCAG ATTGTTGGGAGTGTGGCAGCTGGTGTACAGGGTCACCCAGCAGTATAAAGAAGAACTAAAAAGATTTAAAGGCTATGATGGCTGGGATGAGGAAGATCAGCATTTGTCTGTCATCATGTCCCAGATTCAGACAGCACTGCAGGGTATTGGAGAAAGACTAGAAGAGGGCCCCGCACTGCTGAGTTATCCAG GTGAACATCTTTTCCTGTGTGGCTTATACCCGGAAAGTGCCGATGTGTGGCGGTTACAGATTTGTCAAGAGAGTGACAAAA GTTGTGATCGTAGTGTCTTTCAGCAGACACGGCTTTGTCTGGCTCTCCTGTATAGTCTGCTATCACAGTACCAACTAAAAGAAGCCCAGCAGCTGGGGGACCACATGTCTCAGCTGATACTGTACAGGGCTCGACAGGAGAAGGACAGCGTGACCTCCAAAACCTCATCTTTGA TAGATTCTCTTCCTTGCCCATGGCTCCCGATGGACCTTCACAATGACGCTGCCTTTGCGGTGGTTCAGACACTGGGGAGATTCATGGCCTCTTACTTCACCAACCAGCCACTCTTCGTCCTGCCCGCTCACAATGTCGTAGTTCTGCCTCCACTACATCTACCTCATG CCCCTAGTGTTGAGCGTGTGGTGTCGTTGTGCCAAGAGGAGGTGGCTCGTGCAGTTCGACAGCAGCATCTTTCGGAAGTATGGACAGTGGACTATGCTCAGGACCTGCTCCTGATAGGGGGTCTACTTCCTGAGTCTGTTTGGTTAGCTTATCATCTGGGGGACTGGAAAACAGCAGTGTCTCTGAGCCTGGCGTACACCAGTTACTGCACCAACCATTTTGACTTCACTCG GCTCAGGAGGAGAGAGCTCCACCTGCCAGCAGTTTTAGAACCAGAAAGCATTTTTCAGGCGGAGTTGGAGTCTTTTCTGGGCAACAAGACTGCCTCCCAAGATTGCATTGATAAAGATGCTGACAAGAGCTTATCAG ATCCTTTGGAAGGAGAAGACTGGGACTTGTTACAGATCTCCATACAGGAGATTCTGAAAGCTTCAGTCATTGCAGGACTGAATGTTTTATCTTCACCCTTGTCTACCTTGCTGGACAAAGCCAAAGACCTGTGTTCTTCCCTACCTACCTTGGTGCCCAGTGGACTGTATCTTCCCTCCCCACCTCTGTACTGTCCACAGCCTTCTCCCAACACACAG GATCAAATAGGGACAGAGGGGCAGTTTGCAGAAATCACATGTCGACACAAAGTCTCTATGGATCTTCAAAGATTAGTGTTGCTCCTAAGATCTGGCCGGTGTTGCCGTTCTGCTGCTCAGTGGTACATCAGCTCTCTGCGCCGTGCCAGACACCTGCTACACAAG ATCAAGAAGAAGTATTCTCATCGATCCGCTGCTGAGGAGGAAAAGGCTTTCCCGGATGGATTGATGAAGTTCATCACTCGTAGTGGTTTTTTCAGAAGGGGGCCGAATAATGATGGTCACCTGGACTCTGACATCATTCAGACTATTA TTGTTTTCAGGGAGCTGTGTGCTCTATGCTGGATGCTTCATGTCAGAGACCAGCTCTCAATATGTTGCAGGAGGTATCAGGCTGCCAGAGAGCATGTTACAGATGAAAAG TTTTCTGGAGATTCTGAAGTGAATTCTGCCTGTGTTGATGCTCTCCTTTGGGCCTGTCGACTTCTGCCTTTCTCACGCTTCCTTAGTGCTGATGAAATTCTTCAAGACATACTGCTCAGCCTCATGTCTGAACTACCTCCTGTGTCTCTG GTTGCAGACACACTTGTAAAAGCCTTCCCAGAGGAGAAAGAGTCTGTCAGAGTCCCTTTGAGAGAAAAGTATAACTCGCTGTTGGAGAGGCTGAGGCAGTGCAATGTGCTTG atgggaaaaaagaagaaggcaaCGAGCTCATGGTGATTCTCATTCAAGACAAACACAGGCAAAGAAGGAAACATCTGGCACGACTAGAAAGGCACTTGGCTCCCCCTGTGCTCAATCTGTGGGAgaaagaggatgaagaggaggatgatcAGGAACATGGGATGGCCATGTTAGGGCAGCTGTCATTGGGTACAAGTCTGAGTACCAGCACCATAACTGACTGTGGTTTCCCATCAATGCGAATTGATGGAGACACAACAGATGATACATCTGGGGCAGTCTCTCCTGAACAGTATTCTAGAGCTATGACCGG AGtcaaaagaaaggagaaagaaagagaaaatgaaaagaagactGCTGTTAAGATTGAAAGCGTAATTCAAGAGGAGAGTAACCAAGGCAGTGCCAAGAAAATAAGGGAGCCCTCCCCACCAGTGGTTGGGACCTGGGAGTTTGAGCTGGAGGATGAGGAGTACTTGAGTTTCCTGGAGCTCTTCCTCAGCTACGTGCTAGAGAAGGATAGTACCGATGGTGGGGACTCGAGCAGTGAACTACCTTTGTTTAAGGGCTACTGCTCTGAGCTGAGGAAGAAGGAGTTGCATTCTCTCACCTTTGACGTGCTCACCACCATACATCGTCGTCAAAGAGATGGGCTCAATCCAGCAAGAAAACACCCAGGCCATGATCCACCTGTATTCAGAGCTGGTTATTGCTACAGACCTGTAAAACATGGCACAACACCTGAACTGCAAACTTCCTCTGTCTGGAATGAAACCCCCATAACCAGGTCTAACCCTTCTGCCAGTTCTCATCCTGGACTGAGAATAGGGCGGCAAAAAGGTTTGTTTGGCCTCCGACAGCAAAGCAGTGTGCCTTTAGACCAAAGAGTGATGGGAGGGCTGTCTGGTAGTGAAAGTAGGCCTATTCAAAATGCTTCAACCACTGCACAGCCATCAGATAACATATTTAGTCCTTCAGTGTCTGTGGAAGCTGTAACTGAATTGCAGCAGGGCTTGGATACTCAATTGGAATCTAAGTTTCCAGAACTCGGCAGGCTGCTGGAGTGGATGGTTCGCTGGGCTGACAAAAGGGCGCTAATGGGGCATCATGGTAGAGTAAAGAAAGATAAAGCAGGAAAAGTTGGACGAACAGCAGATGAAGGTGTAGTGATTCGTGTCAAAGCCTCAGCACCTGCCATCCTTACTTCCCTCAGTTTGCTAGAGCGCAGGTACACCGCTCAACTTGGGATGGACTGCTTTAGCGCCCACTTCCGAGTCCCAGAAATGGAATGGACAGTAGCCCCTGTGCTGCAGTCTGAGGTGGAAAGTAagctagaaagagagagcagtgtTGACACAGGCTACCCCGGATCAGCTAACACTCCTGTCACTGGTCTAGATCACAATCTACAGCAAGGAGAACTATCCAT TGGTTCTCATATAGATGAACCAGAAGAGCTGAAGAGTCACCAGAGTCCTCTCCCTGCTGTCCAGAATCAGCTGACTTTTGATGCGCCACACAGACCGTCAAGTCCAATACAGCCATCTCTCGATGACTTAGATGTTACACCTGAAAAAGACT gcaaacacagtgacagtgaggGCTTGGATGTGTTGTCTTCTGGTTCCAGTGGAAAAAGCTGCACACCCAACATG AGTTTAAAGCTTGCAGACCTAGACTGCTCAGAAAAAACTGACAATATATCCAGTTCCACCTCTGT TCATGCTGGAAGCGTACAAGAACCTCCACACCCAGAGCCTCCTGCACCTTCCATTATACAGTCTGAGGCTACAGTCCAGGCAGAAACTTCTGATTCAGCTGGCATGCCACCCCCCAAACCATCTGTAGCTCCTTCAAACTTTCATCCACAAAGCTCCACAGCTAGTGGAGCCACTGCATATTCTCCAAACTCCAATCAGCCATCAACCACCCACATTCCACCAATGAGAGAACGTCTGGGTGAAGACTTATTCAGGCTGGTTCAG CATATCAACTACATGAGTCTGAGAGAGGTTTTGGGAGTTACATTTGCCAACCTACAACTTGCCCAGCAGAGTGCTTCTTTGACCCACCCAGACATGAACTCCTCAGACCCTAATGTGCCATCATCTTCCACTACCAGGTTCGTTCCTGAGCCAAGCACCTTACCCAATCAAGCTACCGTCTCTGTGCCACATCCAGTACAGACATATTCAGGATCCAAGAATACCCAGTTCATTCACACCCATACATGCCGACCTCCAGACCAGCCTGCCAAtcaacagacacagacaaaagCTCTGCTGTCTAGTACAACCAGTGTAAATTTTcag GAAATGCAGCCACTGTCCGTCCAGGCGAACTCGGCAGACGTTCAGCTGTTTGAGAGCAGGAAGTTAATCCCCTCCTCCGAGGGCCTTCTCACCACTACAGACACTGTTCACAGCACTCCTGTGTTGCAGCCTTGTAATGGTAGCAGCCAAAATGACTCTGTTCCACAGGTTTTGGGCCTGAAGTTACCCCAGCAGAATGCCCCGCAGTGTTATCCGGCCCAAAACCCCCAAGCATTGCACACTTTAAATCCTGCAACCTCAAAATTTGATCAGAAAAAGTTTAAGCACAGTGACCAAACCACCTTAAAGAAAGCAGACAGGTCTTCAGTTCCAAAAAGACAGCTGAATTTTAATCCTCCACACAATCCTACTCCCAGAAACTCTCAAAATCAGATTTGGCCATCGGAGCAGTCCAGAGGTCAAGAGTTCTCCCTACTCCTTCCCGCTTTTCCAGCTCACACACCTGCAGCACTGCAGGGCCTTCGCCTTCTGCACGTACAGTCTGTTTCTCAAAGCAACATCACCTTCCCCAGATTGCCTTCTTCTCCCAGACATCCTCCTTTGATTGCAGCTCCAATTAGAGAAGCACCTGCGATCAAGCTTCTGCATATTAAATCTGAACCAAAAATG GAGTTACCCTTGGCCACTGCTTCAACCCATGTAACTCGTCTCTTTTCCATGGAGGATTTGACTAACTTAGTGAAGAGAAACCCGAATGCTGAAGAGGCTCGGCTGCAGTTACTTAGAGTAGACCCATCTGCTGAAACAACTAGAAGAGACCCCACTTCTTCCACCTCTATCTCCAACAACAG GCTGAAGAGGAGAGAGGGGAAGGCGAGAAAAACTGAGGTCACATTCAGACCAAATGACTCCATCATTCCTACACATGAG cCAGCTGAACTTCCTGTGAGTGAAGAGCCTGCAGCTGCCAAAGAGATTATCCCCGAACAGGATATTCCCATTCTTCCTG AATCTTTTGACTCTTCACTGACTGGTCAGAGATTATTGGACAGAGTTATGTCCACTTCAGCTGAGCTCCATGCCTTTGCTTCCGCATGTAAACGGCCCCCAGAGTGCCATGATGCTTCCACCAACACAGATCCAG gttATACTCCCAAGCTTGTGGATAAAGCTGTATCTGTCCAGGCTGGCAGCCCTAAAT CACAAAATTCTGGGGATTTCCGGGTGTGCAGTGAAGTCACTATTCAGAACACCAAGGAGCCAAGACAGGAGGAAGAGAAAGTTATG gatgTGGGCAGCCGCCAGTTCATAAGTGTCTTAGATATAGAGGAAAGGAGGCACCGTCAGGATCTTCCATTCATCCACCCTTCTTCACCTACATCTGCTCAGCTTCATGTTCTTGCAACCTCTGTTATCAGGGGTGATGATGTCGGTGCCGTTCCGCAACTGTCATTCACAATTCCAGAGAATCTCCTGAAACCCACGACTCAACCAG ATATTCCCGAGGAGTCCCCTTCAGTCAGCCACATTGAACCCAGCAGGGTTTCCGAGAGAAACACTCCACTAAACA TCAGGTTCTCCTCTTGCCTCTCAGAGCTGGATTCCAAGTTGGCTGCTCTACAGAACATTGCAGATCATTTGGAGAAGGACTTCTCAAACTCCGGGATG CTGGTTAACACTATTGAAAAGCTCAAGCCAGAGAAGGTCCCTTATGTGAGGACGACCACAGCAGTGAAGAAAACTGTCAGACTCACTGTCCCTAAGAAAG CATGGGCACCTGATGTGGACATTTTACCTGAACTGAGTGAATCCCAAGAAGATGATGAAAATCAAGAAGAGGAGTTTGTGTTTGATTCCAGTCCTGAAAGAACAACTTCTTTTCATTATTCCACTTCTCCGCACTGTCACAGAGCTGGTCTGTCCCACCTAAACAGCCCACCAA GAATGGAAGCTCAGTTAAATGAAACATTCAGGATATCTCACGT ATCAGCAGATGAGAATCTGGGTCAGACTGAGCTATCCGATACAGCAGAAATCTTAGACGAGTTGATAAGAGAAGGCTATTTATCTCAGACTGACTTGGATTTGTCCACCTCACAGACTCCACACCGTAGCAG CAGGCAGGACCAACTGCAGAGTAGCTCCATGTCGCAGAATCATgcagaggatgagagaagagagCTGAGGATGTGGATGAGAAGAGGACAGAGGGAAAGACTGGCTGCTTatcaaaaacacagagagaccctgagagagagggagcacaaaccttTCTCTTCTTCAGCAGCAGTG TATTCAGCAACCAAAAATAGAACGACCAGTTCgagaagcagagagaagaaagaaaa GGCCCTGCTTCTTGAGCAGTACAACAAGAGGACCCATgaagctttttctttggtcagtGACTTTCTTGCCTCTCCTGCATCCACATTAAGCTCGTCAAGGCCTGAAGGACCTCAGGTGGCCTCCGCCACACACTCTTCCTTTGCTCCTCCCTCAGGCAGCACTCACAG AGTTTACAGTGATATCAATAATAAAAGAAGTCTGAAACCCCAGTCAGGACAAACCCCAGCCAGCCTTCGCCAACAGTTTGCTGAAGTGCAGGTACGGCCTTCTGACGATTACCACAGGAGACTGGGACTACACCGACCAG cGACCTTTTTGCCAAAGGACCGCTTGTCTCAAGTGACTAAACGTGGTATGCTCAAGAGCCCAAGTAAACTTCCTGCAGCGAGCCACAGTAAGGAACAGCATGATTGGTACCAGAGAAAGACGGAAGTGAACAGAAGTTCTTCAGAAGGAACTGCAGTAAGAACAGGGATCCTGAGGGAGCAGACAAGGCCGAAAGAGCGAGAAGAGATGGAGCAATCAGGGTTTGATAGGCTGCAGGAGGAGTTGCAGTCTAACATA GCTTTGGCAGGGCTTTTGGAGGAGCATGGTGATGCTTCCAGATCAGAGATGGACTGGCTGGATAATCTCTCTGAGAGTGGAAGCAGCAACCTGAGCAAAATAGACTGGGAAGCTATTGAGAGGATGGCGGCTGGAGAGGAAGTCTGA